A region from the Elusimicrobiales bacterium genome encodes:
- a CDS encoding Ppx/GppA phosphatase family protein produces the protein MPASIVAVIDIGSSAIRLAVAEIGGSEGFRPLENLSKPVSLGQDVFSSGKISNETLRESLSVLSAYRDVINGYGKIQVHAVATSAVREAANRDNFIDKVFIRAGIDVEIIEGMEENRLLLMAVEDALSGAVDFQSVNALVMEVGAGATELTLLVKGRVEFSRSLPLGSVRLPQSADIAIRADSSALSRAMKRHLHTMMEDFSREFAPSGVDTFIAAGGDMRAVAREIGGKGGASHYAVARKAYLDFVKNIGKMSVEERARSLSLPYRDAEILYPSMLVYSAFLSETKAETVLVPDASIRAGVMLELAGMACGRRRDLSRQVINSCKGVGRKYRYDEAHALNVTANALKLFDALQKEHGLGPAERLLLEAAGILHDVGTYISPSSHHKHSMYLIDAAEIFGLRKSHKDIVSNVARYHRRSLPKPSHTAYMSLSRTDRTVVAKLAAMLRVADALDNSHQQKFKEIRIEKRDDACVIAFSGDAGDYALEKQSLAGKSDFFLDVYGYPAVLRQERA, from the coding sequence ATGCCTGCTTCAATAGTGGCGGTCATAGACATCGGTTCCAGCGCGATACGGCTGGCCGTGGCGGAGATAGGCGGCAGCGAGGGGTTCCGTCCGCTTGAGAATCTGTCCAAGCCGGTGTCGCTGGGCCAGGACGTGTTCTCTTCCGGGAAAATCTCAAACGAGACTTTGCGGGAAAGCCTGTCCGTCCTTTCCGCCTACCGCGATGTCATAAACGGTTACGGGAAAATTCAGGTGCACGCGGTGGCCACCAGCGCGGTGCGCGAGGCCGCCAACCGCGACAATTTCATAGACAAGGTGTTCATCCGCGCCGGCATAGACGTGGAAATCATAGAGGGCATGGAGGAGAACCGCCTGCTGCTGATGGCGGTGGAGGACGCGCTGTCCGGCGCTGTGGATTTTCAGTCGGTCAACGCGCTTGTGATGGAGGTTGGCGCCGGCGCGACGGAGCTTACTTTGCTGGTCAAAGGCAGGGTGGAGTTTTCGCGCTCTCTTCCGCTGGGCTCGGTGCGGCTGCCGCAGAGCGCGGACATTGCCATCAGGGCGGATTCCTCCGCGCTGTCGCGCGCGATGAAACGCCACCTGCACACCATGATGGAGGATTTCTCGCGCGAGTTCGCGCCTTCCGGCGTGGACACTTTCATAGCCGCCGGCGGGGACATGCGCGCCGTCGCGCGCGAGATAGGCGGGAAAGGCGGGGCCTCGCATTATGCCGTGGCGCGCAAGGCGTATCTGGATTTTGTTAAAAATATCGGAAAAATGAGCGTGGAGGAGAGGGCGCGCTCGCTGTCTTTGCCTTATCGCGACGCGGAGATACTCTATCCGTCCATGCTGGTCTACTCGGCGTTCCTCTCAGAGACAAAAGCCGAAACCGTCCTCGTGCCGGACGCCAGCATACGCGCCGGCGTCATGCTGGAGCTTGCCGGAATGGCCTGCGGGCGCAGGCGCGACCTGTCGCGTCAGGTAATCAATTCCTGCAAGGGCGTCGGCAGGAAATACCGCTACGACGAGGCTCACGCGCTGAATGTAACCGCCAACGCGCTAAAGCTCTTTGACGCGCTGCAGAAGGAGCACGGCCTGGGCCCCGCGGAGCGGCTGCTGCTGGAGGCCGCCGGCATACTCCACGACGTCGGCACCTATATTTCGCCTTCCAGCCATCACAAGCATTCAATGTATCTGATAGACGCGGCGGAGATTTTCGGCCTGCGCAAATCGCACAAGGACATTGTGTCCAATGTGGCGCGCTATCACCGCCGCTCGCTGCCCAAACCGTCGCACACGGCGTATATGTCGCTTTCCCGGACGGACCGCACCGTGGTGGCCAAGCTGGCCGCCATGCTGCGCGTGGCCGACGCGCTGGACAACAGCCATCAGCAGAAGTTCAAGGAGATAAGGATAGAAAAACGCGACGACGCCTGCGTAATCGCCTTCTCCGGCGACGCGGGCGACTATGCGCTGGAAAAGCAGAGCCTTGCCGGCAAGTCGGATTTTTTTCTGGATGTCTACGGCTACCCCGCCGTGCTGCGCCAGGAGCGCGCGTGA
- a CDS encoding ROK family protein, with protein MAAKKTYRVGIDIGGTKILAGVVDARDNLLASAKAKTMAEEGERYLINTITGLVARVLEEGHVRREAVSAIGVGCPGLINIAKNSVIFAPNIPFLSDYPLGRRLERELNVPCIVENDVNMGLYGEYRFGAAAGCSHAAGFFLGTGIGGALILDGKLYRGARGAAGEFGHIFVDPLGPLCGCGNRGCLEASAGRLSLSAEAAVMAARGQAKSLLARTGTDVRAIKSGALAKAAASGDRDVRELVKLKAAMIGIAMANVLHITDPEIIVLGGGMMEAMGDIILPEAEKSMREHSLPSLRDKVKVVRAKLGDNAAVMGAAAMAAERI; from the coding sequence ATGGCGGCAAAAAAAACATACAGGGTCGGCATAGACATAGGCGGCACCAAAATCCTGGCCGGTGTGGTGGATGCAAGGGATAATCTTCTGGCCTCGGCCAAGGCCAAAACGATGGCGGAGGAGGGGGAGCGCTATCTTATCAACACAATCACCGGCCTTGTGGCCCGCGTGCTGGAAGAGGGGCATGTCCGGCGCGAGGCGGTGTCCGCCATAGGCGTTGGCTGTCCCGGACTTATCAATATCGCCAAAAATTCCGTAATTTTCGCGCCCAATATACCGTTTCTAAGCGATTACCCGCTTGGCCGCCGGCTGGAGCGGGAGCTGAATGTCCCCTGCATCGTGGAAAACGACGTCAACATGGGGCTTTACGGGGAATACCGCTTCGGCGCGGCGGCTGGCTGCAGCCATGCCGCCGGCTTTTTCCTGGGAACCGGCATAGGCGGCGCGCTTATACTGGATGGGAAGCTTTACCGCGGCGCGCGTGGCGCGGCTGGAGAGTTCGGCCATATTTTCGTGGACCCGCTGGGCCCGCTGTGCGGCTGCGGCAACAGGGGCTGCCTGGAAGCGTCGGCGGGGCGGCTGTCGCTTTCGGCGGAGGCGGCTGTCATGGCGGCGCGCGGACAGGCAAAGTCGCTGCTGGCAAGGACGGGCACGGACGTGCGCGCCATAAAAAGCGGCGCGCTGGCAAAGGCCGCCGCGTCCGGCGACAGGGACGTGCGCGAGCTTGTTAAGCTCAAGGCCGCGATGATAGGCATCGCCATGGCCAACGTTCTCCATATCACGGACCCGGAGATAATAGTGCTGGGCGGCGGCATGATGGAGGCCATGGGCGACATAATCCTGCCCGAGGCCGAAAAATCCATGCGCGAGCATTCCCTGCCCTCGCTGCGCGACAAGGTGAAAGTGGTCCGCGCAAAGCTGGGCGACAATGCCGCCGTAATGGGCGCGGCTGCCATGGCGGCGGAGCGGATATAG
- a CDS encoding citrate/2-methylcitrate synthase, with product MSAEIFSKDTTAIIYGCQTNAIQRMLDFDFVCRRKTPSVSVIVDPGREGWHKAFFGKNEILIPKVPDIKTAADRFPKADVVVNFASFRSAYATTAEALECATIRTVAVIAEGVPERRSRQLAALAAKLGKTIIGPATVGGIKAGCFKIANTAGTIDNIVESKLHRPGSVGFVSKSGGLSNECYNIIARNSDGLYEGVAIGGDSYPGSTLLEHILRYESIPEVKMIAALGEIGGTEELKIVDALKSGKIRKPLVIWVTGTCAGMFPSGVQFGHAGAKADSALETAEAKNKALREAGAKVPNSFDDYGETIKSVYESLVKSGGLKPAADVAAPAVPMDYAQAVKEGKIRKPTEFVNTISDEKKDELEYCRVPISEILEKNMGIGGVIGLLWFRRQLPDYGAKFLETAIILTADHGPAVSGAHNAIVASRAGKDIISSLASGLLTIGPRFGGAIDGAAQAFKRAQEEGIAPADFVRGMKAKNTPIPGIGHRVKSLTNPDKRVELLKKFVKDNFRQTPTLDYALEVEKLTTRKKGNLILNVDGCIGVCFVDLLKSCGCFTKREIDDIIALGMLNALFVVARSIGIFGHVFDQKRMKQPLYRVPYDEIAYMTDL from the coding sequence ATGAGCGCGGAGATTTTTTCAAAAGACACCACCGCCATAATCTACGGCTGCCAGACAAACGCCATCCAGCGCATGCTGGATTTTGATTTCGTCTGCCGCCGGAAAACCCCGTCGGTGTCTGTGATTGTGGACCCCGGGCGCGAAGGCTGGCACAAGGCGTTTTTCGGCAAAAACGAGATTCTGATTCCGAAAGTGCCGGATATAAAGACTGCCGCGGACAGGTTTCCGAAGGCGGATGTGGTGGTCAATTTCGCTTCCTTCCGCAGCGCCTACGCCACCACGGCGGAGGCGCTGGAATGCGCCACAATCAGGACCGTGGCCGTCATAGCCGAGGGCGTGCCGGAGCGCCGCTCCCGCCAGCTTGCAGCGCTGGCGGCAAAACTGGGCAAGACAATCATCGGCCCGGCCACCGTGGGCGGAATAAAGGCCGGCTGCTTCAAAATCGCCAACACCGCCGGCACGATTGACAACATCGTCGAATCCAAATTGCACAGGCCGGGCAGCGTGGGTTTTGTGTCCAAATCCGGCGGGCTTTCTAACGAGTGCTATAACATCATAGCCCGCAACTCCGACGGGCTTTACGAGGGCGTCGCCATAGGCGGCGATTCGTATCCCGGCTCCACGTTGCTGGAGCATATACTGCGCTACGAAAGCATTCCCGAAGTCAAAATGATTGCCGCCCTGGGCGAAATCGGCGGCACGGAAGAGCTTAAAATCGTTGACGCGCTTAAATCCGGCAAAATCAGAAAGCCGCTGGTCATCTGGGTTACCGGCACCTGCGCGGGGATGTTCCCGTCGGGCGTGCAGTTCGGCCACGCCGGCGCGAAGGCCGATTCGGCGCTGGAAACCGCCGAGGCCAAAAACAAGGCCCTGCGCGAGGCCGGCGCGAAAGTGCCCAACTCCTTTGACGATTACGGCGAGACGATAAAATCCGTCTATGAGAGCCTCGTCAAATCCGGCGGGCTAAAGCCCGCGGCGGACGTAGCCGCCCCGGCGGTTCCGATGGATTACGCCCAGGCTGTCAAGGAAGGCAAAATCCGCAAGCCGACGGAGTTCGTGAACACCATCTCCGACGAGAAGAAAGACGAGCTTGAATACTGCCGCGTGCCCATAAGCGAAATTCTGGAAAAAAACATGGGCATAGGCGGCGTCATCGGGCTTTTGTGGTTCCGGCGGCAGCTGCCGGATTACGGCGCGAAATTCCTGGAAACCGCCATCATACTGACGGCGGACCACGGTCCCGCGGTTTCCGGCGCGCACAACGCCATAGTAGCCTCCCGCGCCGGCAAGGACATAATCTCCTCGCTGGCCTCGGGGCTGCTGACCATAGGCCCGCGTTTCGGCGGGGCGATAGACGGCGCGGCGCAGGCCTTCAAGCGCGCTCAGGAGGAGGGGATTGCCCCCGCCGACTTTGTGCGCGGGATGAAGGCCAAAAATACGCCGATTCCCGGCATAGGCCACCGCGTCAAAAGCCTCACCAATCCCGACAAGCGGGTGGAGCTGCTCAAGAAATTCGTGAAGGACAATTTCCGGCAGACCCCCACTCTGGATTACGCGCTTGAGGTGGAAAAGCTGACCACCCGGAAAAAGGGCAATCTGATTCTCAACGTGGACGGCTGCATAGGCGTCTGCTTTGTGGACCTGCTCAAATCCTGCGGCTGTTTCACAAAGCGCGAGATTGACGATATAATCGCGCTGGGAATGCTCAACGCGCTGTTTGTGGTGGCGCGCTCCATCGGCATATTCGGCCATGTCTTTGACCAGAAGCGCATGAAGCAGCCTCTCTACCGCGTGCCGTATGACGAGATAGCCTACATGACCGACCTCTGA
- a CDS encoding ATP citrate lyase citrate-binding domain-containing protein produces the protein MAQKGIREYEGKRALFSWLAKEFPQLESRARMLALVTPETEEAELLSSHPWLKTEKLVAKPDQLFGKRGKHGLVLLDADWKTAWSWIRERMGKTVTVGKTTGELNRFMLEPFTPHNQDEEYYAAIRSERGCDVVYFSPKGGIYVEENWDKVVETRIPVLESAQNAEFALPEIKRRGEVVKFLRALHGLYAEGGFSYLEINPFTFSADGGIIPLDLVAKLDDTALFETRHIWGDIEFPPAFGAKLTKEEAFVKQLDEQSGASLKLTVLNPKGRVWTMVAGGGASVIYADTVCDLGYSKELANYGEYSGDPSEELTYQYAKTVLDLMTRESDPRGKVLLIGGGIANFTDVAKTFGGIIRALTENKDKLAKTSVRIFVRRGGPNYKEGLARMRKLGETLGLPVAVYGPETHMTKIVSMALNGGGK, from the coding sequence ATGGCGCAGAAAGGAATACGGGAATACGAGGGCAAGCGCGCGCTTTTCAGCTGGCTGGCGAAGGAATTCCCGCAGCTTGAATCCCGCGCGCGGATGCTGGCGCTGGTTACGCCGGAAACGGAGGAGGCGGAACTGCTCTCCTCCCATCCCTGGCTGAAAACCGAAAAGCTTGTGGCCAAGCCGGACCAGTTGTTCGGCAAGCGCGGCAAGCACGGCCTGGTGCTTCTGGACGCGGACTGGAAAACCGCCTGGAGCTGGATACGGGAGCGCATGGGCAAAACCGTAACCGTCGGCAAAACCACGGGCGAGCTTAACCGCTTTATGCTGGAGCCGTTCACCCCGCACAATCAGGACGAGGAGTATTACGCCGCCATCCGCTCCGAGCGCGGCTGCGACGTGGTCTACTTTTCGCCCAAAGGCGGCATTTATGTGGAGGAGAACTGGGACAAGGTGGTGGAAACCCGCATCCCCGTGCTGGAAAGCGCGCAGAACGCGGAATTCGCTTTGCCGGAGATAAAGCGGCGCGGCGAGGTGGTCAAATTCCTGCGCGCGCTGCACGGCCTCTACGCAGAGGGCGGGTTTTCGTATCTGGAAATCAACCCGTTCACCTTCTCCGCCGACGGCGGCATTATTCCGCTGGATTTGGTCGCCAAATTAGACGACACCGCGCTGTTTGAGACCCGCCATATCTGGGGCGATATAGAGTTTCCTCCGGCTTTCGGCGCAAAGCTCACCAAAGAAGAGGCTTTCGTAAAACAATTGGACGAGCAGAGCGGCGCTTCCCTCAAGCTGACGGTTCTAAATCCCAAAGGCCGGGTGTGGACGATGGTGGCCGGCGGGGGCGCCTCGGTTATTTACGCCGACACTGTCTGCGACCTGGGCTATTCAAAGGAGCTTGCCAATTACGGCGAATACTCCGGCGATCCGTCCGAGGAGCTTACCTACCAGTACGCGAAAACCGTGCTGGACCTGATGACCCGCGAAAGCGACCCGCGCGGCAAGGTGCTGCTTATAGGCGGCGGCATAGCCAATTTCACCGATGTCGCCAAGACCTTCGGCGGCATCATACGCGCGCTGACCGAAAACAAGGACAAGCTGGCTAAAACCAGCGTCAGAATATTCGTCCGGCGCGGCGGTCCCAATTATAAAGAGGGGCTTGCCCGGATGAGAAAACTGGGCGAGACGCTGGGGCTGCCCGTAGCCGTCTATGGCCCGGAGACGCATATGACAAAGATAGTTTCCATGGCTCTTAACGGAGGCGGCAAATGA
- a CDS encoding NADP-dependent isocitrate dehydrogenase, whose protein sequence is MAKIRVKTPVVEMDGDEMTRIIWAMIKEKLILPHLDIDLKYYDLGVKKRDETDDKITVDSANAIKQYGVGIKCATITPDADRVKEYSLKKAWPSPNGQIRSILDGTVFRKPITVKNIVPAVRSWKKPIIIGRHAYGDLYKSMELVADGPGKAELMFTPSDGGAELRATIHDFNGPGVIMGIHNTDKSIHSFAKACINYALSERVDVWFAVKDTISKKYHAHFRDIFAQEVAARKADMDKAGISYRYMLIDDAVAQVMKHEGGMLWAMRNYDGDVFSDMVAAGFGSLGMMTSVLVSPDGKFEYEAAHGTVKRHYYEHLKGNATSTNSVASIFAWTGGIKKRGELDGTPEVVKFGERLERAVISCIEDGIVTKDLVPLMTPRPDKHQTTEGFIDAVASRLAAGVLN, encoded by the coding sequence ATGGCAAAAATAAGAGTCAAAACCCCGGTAGTGGAGATGGACGGCGACGAGATGACGCGCATCATCTGGGCGATGATAAAGGAAAAGCTCATCCTGCCGCATCTGGACATAGACCTCAAATATTACGACCTCGGCGTCAAAAAGCGCGACGAGACCGACGATAAAATCACCGTGGACTCCGCCAACGCCATCAAGCAGTACGGCGTGGGCATAAAATGCGCCACCATAACCCCGGACGCGGACCGCGTGAAGGAATACAGCCTTAAAAAGGCGTGGCCCTCGCCCAACGGGCAGATACGCTCCATACTGGACGGCACCGTGTTCCGCAAGCCGATAACGGTCAAAAACATCGTCCCCGCCGTGCGCAGCTGGAAAAAGCCCATCATCATAGGCCGCCACGCCTACGGCGACCTTTACAAGTCTATGGAACTGGTGGCGGACGGGCCCGGCAAGGCGGAACTTATGTTCACCCCGTCCGACGGCGGCGCGGAACTGCGCGCCACCATCCACGACTTCAACGGCCCCGGCGTCATAATGGGCATACACAACACCGACAAGTCCATACACTCCTTCGCCAAGGCCTGCATCAACTACGCCCTGTCGGAGCGGGTGGACGTGTGGTTTGCGGTAAAAGACACCATAAGCAAAAAATACCATGCCCATTTCCGCGATATTTTCGCCCAGGAAGTGGCCGCGCGCAAGGCGGACATGGACAAGGCCGGCATCAGCTACCGCTACATGCTCATAGACGACGCCGTCGCCCAGGTGATGAAGCACGAGGGCGGCATGCTCTGGGCCATGCGCAACTACGATGGCGACGTGTTCTCCGACATGGTGGCCGCCGGATTTGGCAGCCTGGGGATGATGACTTCCGTCCTGGTCTCCCCCGACGGGAAGTTTGAATACGAGGCCGCGCACGGCACTGTGAAGCGGCATTATTACGAGCATCTCAAGGGCAATGCGACAAGCACCAACTCCGTCGCCTCCATATTCGCCTGGACCGGCGGCATCAAAAAGCGCGGCGAGCTGGACGGCACGCCGGAGGTGGTCAAATTCGGCGAGCGGCTGGAGCGGGCTGTGATTTCCTGCATAGAGGACGGCATTGTCACAAAGGACCTTGTTCCGCTTATGACGCCCAGGCCCGACAAGCATCAGACAACCGAAGGCTTCATAGACGCCGTCGCCTCCCGGCTGGCGGCGGGGGTGTTGAACTAG
- a CDS encoding aconitate hydratase, whose protein sequence is MGKNIVEKVLQAHLKEGEYTPGKEIGIRIDQTLTQDATGTMAYLQFEALGIDSVKTDLSVSYVDHNTVQVGFENNDDHIYLQTVAAKYGIVYSRAGNGICHQVHLERFGKPGTTLLGSDSHTPTGGGIGQAAIGAGGLDVAVAMGGGLFYTVCPRVYLVNLTGELRDWVAAKDVVLKMLEILSTKGNVGVALEYGGPGVKTLSVPQRATIANMGAEMGVTFSIFPSDGVTKKFLRAQGRAGHWTPLKADASAKYDRVIDLDLSALEPLSAAPHSPGNVKKISELEGMKVDQVCIGSCTNSSYKDMMTVAAILKGKTVHPNTSLAIAPGSRQVLEMMARKGALADLIASGARIMESACGFCIGNHFSPKSAGVSIRTSNRNFEARSGTKDAQVYLTSPEAAAASAITGRFTDPRKTGTAYPKIKEPARYLAGDSMFIFPVPELKATPVFRGPNIGEPPRNGRLPQSLEGEAAIKAGDKITTDHIMPAGARLKYRSNVPKYAEFVFENVDPSFPKRCLENRAAGVHNIIVAGESYGQGSSREHAAMCPMFLGVKAVVAKSFERIHAANLVNFGIAPLTFKNPADYDRIEKGDKLSSPDWRDALAQGRPVIIKNARTGADIECVYNLSQRQRDIIAAGGLLNYTTQPAAAAV, encoded by the coding sequence ATGGGCAAGAATATAGTGGAGAAAGTCCTTCAGGCGCACCTTAAGGAAGGCGAGTATACGCCGGGAAAGGAAATAGGAATCCGGATAGACCAGACGCTCACGCAGGACGCCACCGGCACAATGGCGTATCTGCAATTTGAGGCGCTGGGCATAGATTCTGTCAAAACCGATTTGTCGGTTTCCTATGTGGACCATAATACCGTCCAGGTCGGCTTTGAAAATAACGACGACCATATTTACCTGCAAACCGTGGCCGCCAAATACGGCATAGTCTATTCCCGCGCCGGAAACGGCATCTGCCATCAGGTGCATCTGGAGCGTTTCGGCAAGCCCGGCACCACTTTGCTGGGAAGCGACAGCCATACCCCCACCGGCGGCGGCATAGGCCAGGCCGCAATCGGCGCGGGCGGGCTTGACGTGGCGGTCGCCATGGGCGGGGGATTGTTCTACACCGTCTGCCCGCGCGTCTATCTCGTTAATCTCACAGGCGAACTGCGCGACTGGGTTGCGGCAAAAGACGTCGTGCTGAAAATGCTTGAGATTCTCTCCACCAAGGGCAATGTGGGCGTGGCGCTGGAGTACGGCGGCCCCGGCGTGAAAACGTTGTCCGTCCCGCAGCGCGCCACCATCGCCAACATGGGCGCGGAAATGGGGGTTACTTTCTCCATATTCCCCTCCGACGGCGTTACAAAAAAATTCCTCAGGGCGCAGGGCCGGGCCGGGCATTGGACGCCGCTCAAAGCCGACGCCTCCGCGAAATACGACCGCGTGATTGATTTGGACCTCTCCGCGCTGGAGCCGCTGTCCGCCGCGCCGCACAGCCCCGGCAACGTCAAAAAAATCTCCGAGCTTGAGGGCATGAAGGTTGACCAGGTATGTATCGGTTCCTGCACCAACTCGTCCTATAAGGATATGATGACCGTCGCGGCGATACTAAAAGGCAAGACGGTTCATCCGAATACGAGTCTGGCAATAGCCCCCGGCTCGCGGCAGGTGCTGGAAATGATGGCGCGCAAGGGCGCTCTGGCGGATTTAATCGCCTCCGGCGCGCGCATCATGGAAAGCGCGTGCGGCTTCTGCATCGGCAATCATTTCTCGCCCAAGAGCGCGGGCGTTTCCATACGCACGTCCAACCGCAATTTTGAGGCCAGAAGCGGCACAAAGGACGCGCAGGTGTATCTGACCAGCCCGGAAGCGGCCGCCGCCTCGGCGATAACGGGCCGTTTCACCGACCCGCGCAAAACCGGAACGGCGTACCCTAAGATAAAGGAGCCGGCGCGTTACCTGGCCGGCGACAGCATGTTCATTTTCCCCGTGCCGGAGCTGAAAGCCACTCCGGTGTTCCGCGGCCCCAATATAGGCGAGCCGCCGCGCAACGGGCGGCTGCCCCAGTCGCTTGAAGGCGAGGCCGCAATCAAGGCGGGCGACAAAATCACCACCGACCATATCATGCCCGCCGGCGCGCGGCTTAAATACCGCTCCAACGTGCCGAAGTACGCCGAATTCGTGTTTGAAAACGTGGACCCCTCTTTCCCCAAGCGCTGCCTTGAAAACCGGGCCGCCGGCGTCCACAATATCATTGTGGCGGGCGAATCCTACGGGCAGGGCTCCAGCCGGGAGCATGCGGCGATGTGTCCGATGTTCCTGGGTGTAAAAGCCGTCGTCGCCAAGTCGTTTGAACGCATACACGCGGCCAATCTGGTGAATTTCGGCATCGCGCCGCTGACATTCAAAAATCCAGCCGATTACGACAGGATTGAAAAGGGCGACAAGCTCTCCTCCCCGGACTGGCGCGATGCGCTGGCGCAGGGCAGGCCGGTCATAATCAAAAACGCGCGCACCGGCGCGGATATTGAATGCGTCTACAATTTGTCGCAGCGCCAGCGCGATATAATCGCGGCGGGCGGCCTGCTTAACTACACCACACAGCCCGCGGCGGCAGCCGTTTAA
- a CDS encoding helix-hairpin-helix domain-containing protein: MPKDTVARQQAGGGGIRDKALKDLRRIPGVGPSIANDLWLLGVRSVSDLRSASAEELYKRHCRQKGGPVDRCVLYVFRCAVYFASTDKPAPGLLKWWSWKDKV, translated from the coding sequence ATGCCAAAAGATACAGTTGCAAGACAGCAGGCAGGCGGCGGGGGAATCAGGGACAAGGCGCTGAAGGATTTGCGGCGCATACCCGGCGTCGGCCCAAGCATTGCCAACGATTTATGGCTGCTTGGCGTGCGTTCTGTCTCCGACCTGAGGTCAGCAAGCGCGGAAGAGCTTTACAAACGGCACTGCCGTCAGAAAGGCGGGCCTGTGGACCGCTGCGTGCTGTATGTTTTCCGCTGCGCGGTTTATTTCGCGTCAACGGACAAGCCAGCCCCGGGACTGCTGAAATGGTGGAGCTGGAAGGATAAAGTGTAG
- a CDS encoding winged helix-turn-helix domain-containing protein — MEQLLVLFLTADSELVNFCRVPFSDAGCQLSGAGGWKDAARVTRSGMPAAVIVDCAAKTSVFGQVPPEEYLAKARQSFPAAVIVAVLEEGATPQKVLSLLQSYVNEVAVRPLRPRVFAEQIKALVRLRERKKPAPARKMLSGAMELSMDVPGRRCYFKVKKEGQPQPTQVEISLTRSEFSILRVLLENKHKLVSYDDFKQRLWPGKAYSREIMHTLAVHMASIRRKLEGSAIKIDNLWGEGFRLD, encoded by the coding sequence ATGGAACAGCTTTTAGTTCTATTTCTCACCGCGGACTCTGAGCTTGTCAATTTCTGCCGCGTCCCGTTTTCCGATGCGGGTTGCCAATTATCCGGCGCCGGCGGCTGGAAGGATGCGGCGCGGGTAACCCGCTCCGGCATGCCGGCGGCGGTTATTGTTGACTGTGCGGCCAAAACCTCGGTTTTTGGCCAGGTCCCGCCGGAGGAATATCTGGCGAAGGCGCGGCAGTCTTTCCCGGCGGCGGTTATTGTGGCCGTGCTGGAGGAAGGCGCCACCCCCCAGAAAGTGCTGTCCCTGCTGCAATCTTATGTGAACGAAGTGGCGGTAAGGCCGCTGCGCCCCCGCGTTTTCGCCGAGCAAATCAAGGCGCTTGTCCGCCTGCGGGAGCGCAAAAAGCCCGCCCCGGCCCGGAAAATGCTTTCCGGCGCGATGGAACTTTCCATGGACGTGCCGGGCCGTCGCTGTTATTTCAAGGTCAAAAAAGAGGGGCAGCCGCAGCCTACGCAGGTGGAAATATCGCTTACCCGCAGCGAATTCTCCATATTGCGCGTATTGCTGGAAAACAAGCACAAGCTGGTCAGCTATGACGATTTCAAGCAGCGACTGTGGCCGGGCAAGGCGTACTCGCGCGAGATAATGCATACTCTGGCCGTCCACATGGCCAGCATAAGGCGCAAGCTGGAAGGCAGCGCGATAAAAATAGACAATCTATGGGGCGAAGGCTTCCGGCTGGATTGA
- a CDS encoding TonB family protein yields the protein MLSPRLEPPHSDLRDSPRMVRAAPLNEAGVRVLPVSLELERGSKQVGRLIDVASPLATAGEARHAYDSAAGKTRARRVRALSAYYEIEGPLAARDIVARAGLSLPPRMRNSLSAGISVSVRIWAAADGAATGGFTVTRTSGYADVDKLVAQTLRGWKFAPLPASSGEQWGTVTVTFEGR from the coding sequence ATGCTTTCTCCGCGTCTGGAGCCGCCTCATTCCGATTTGCGGGACAGTCCGCGCATGGTGCGCGCCGCTCCGCTTAACGAGGCCGGCGTCCGGGTTCTGCCTGTTTCGCTGGAACTGGAAAGAGGTTCAAAACAGGTGGGCAGGCTGATAGACGTGGCAAGCCCGCTTGCCACCGCGGGGGAAGCGCGGCACGCTTATGATTCCGCCGCCGGCAAAACGCGCGCGCGGCGTGTGCGCGCGCTGTCGGCTTATTACGAAATTGAGGGCCCGCTTGCCGCGCGGGACATCGTTGCGCGCGCGGGATTGTCCCTCCCGCCCAGGATGAGAAACAGCCTTTCCGCCGGCATTTCGGTGTCCGTCAGGATATGGGCGGCTGCGGACGGCGCGGCAACCGGCGGCTTCACCGTGACGCGCACGTCCGGTTATGCCGACGTAGACAAGCTGGTGGCGCAAACCCTGCGCGGCTGGAAGTTCGCGCCGCTGCCTGCGTCATCCGGCGAGCAGTGGGGGACCGTAACGGTAACATTTGAGGGAAGATGA